A window of Ignavibacterium sp. contains these coding sequences:
- a CDS encoding response regulator produces MNGGIKTYSVLVVEDDPENLKFLKTLLSRYFNVLVCKSETEFFSSAISNRFDLILMDISLSGEKSGLKLIKSLREIPIFKTIPIICLSAHIAESDKMEALEAGANYYLRKPVQNKILIDTIFNLIEQNYKRK; encoded by the coding sequence ATGAACGGGGGAATCAAAACATACTCAGTTCTGGTCGTTGAAGATGACCCGGAAAACTTAAAGTTTTTAAAAACACTTCTTTCCAGATATTTCAATGTTCTTGTCTGCAAATCTGAAACAGAGTTTTTCAGCTCGGCTATTTCAAATCGTTTTGACTTAATACTTATGGATATTTCTTTATCCGGTGAAAAATCAGGATTGAAACTTATTAAATCGTTGAGGGAGATTCCAATATTTAAAACAATTCCAATAATCTGTTTATCGGCACATATTGCAGAATCAGATAAAATGGAAGCTTTGGAAGCAGGAGCAAATTATTATTTACGAAAGCCAGTTCAAAATAAAATTCTGATTGACACAATATTCAATTTGATTGAACAGAATTATAAAAGAAAATAG
- a CDS encoding PorV/PorQ family protein, which produces MRSKIILILILFFSTFATINAQTVFAKYAGEFMALGVGGRALGMGGAFVAVANDVTSGYYNPAGLANLNYPQIALMHSEQFGNLVNYDYGAVAIPFSTDMSFGLSVMRLGVDGIPDTRNALYDANGDGVIDIRDDRLDYGRITEFSNQDWAFYLTFAKRQESNFYWGVNAKVIRRTLAEYSATGIGFDVGAFYTPMENLFLGANLQDATTTLVAWSTGRNELVSPTLKIGGAYKLTEFLGGYIMPALDFDVRFENRRFASQFNLGPVSFDMHAGLEYTFKNLIYVRGGYNDVKQFTVGAGVKLPKLNIDYSFARFSESEIDRLPDSHRISIMLTLEEPRFLRTGL; this is translated from the coding sequence ATGCGCTCAAAAATAATTTTAATCTTAATTCTGTTTTTCTCTACATTTGCAACCATTAATGCGCAAACCGTTTTCGCTAAATATGCAGGAGAATTTATGGCTTTGGGTGTTGGCGGAAGAGCTTTAGGAATGGGTGGTGCATTTGTGGCAGTTGCAAATGATGTAACATCCGGTTATTACAATCCTGCAGGATTAGCAAATTTAAATTATCCTCAGATTGCATTGATGCACTCCGAACAATTCGGCAACCTTGTTAACTATGACTACGGAGCAGTAGCAATTCCATTCAGCACAGATATGAGCTTTGGTTTAAGCGTTATGAGATTAGGTGTTGATGGAATTCCCGATACACGAAATGCACTTTATGACGCTAATGGTGACGGAGTAATCGACATCAGAGATGACAGACTTGACTACGGACGAATTACTGAATTCAGCAATCAGGATTGGGCATTTTACTTAACCTTTGCAAAAAGACAGGAATCAAATTTTTATTGGGGTGTTAATGCAAAAGTTATCAGAAGAACTTTAGCAGAATACAGTGCTACAGGAATCGGTTTTGATGTCGGTGCTTTCTACACACCGATGGAAAATCTTTTTCTTGGTGCAAATCTTCAGGATGCTACAACAACACTTGTTGCATGGAGTACCGGAAGAAATGAGTTGGTATCACCTACTCTTAAAATCGGTGGAGCTTACAAATTAACTGAATTTCTTGGCGGTTACATTATGCCTGCTCTTGATTTCGATGTGCGTTTTGAAAACAGAAGATTCGCCTCTCAGTTTAATCTTGGTCCGGTAAGTTTTGATATGCACGCCGGACTTGAATATACTTTTAAGAATTTGATTTATGTCCGTGGTGGTTATAATGATGTTAAGCAGTTCACTGTTGGTGCCGGAGTAAAACTTCCGAAGTTAAACATAGATTATTCATTTGCAAGATTCAGTGAATCTGAAATTGACCGTCTGCCAGATTCACATAGAATTTCTATTATGCTAACCCTTGAAGAGCCAAGATTTTTAAGAACCGGTTTATAA
- a CDS encoding alpha-amylase family glycosyl hydrolase: MNYFNPRILEINTRVWLKKKKLTSVAEISESQIDEWKDLGFDYIWLMGIWKTNKDIIAQYCFEPDLVSSYTNALKDWRTEDIIGSPYSIDCYEVNPDLGTESELLQLRERLHKKGIKLILDFVSNHLSVGSRLVKEKKEIFLPADEYLFRNDPYTFFKSPYNSKEYFAHGRDPLFPPWKDTIQINFYSNEARNFLIETLNKISDLCDGVRCDMAMLSLNNIFYNTWVGALKKYGYEKPGKEFWSEAINAVKSEKPEFVFIAEAYWDLEWQLQQLGFDFTYDKRLLDRLAGNDIKSVKDHLHAEKDFQQKSVRFIENHDEDRAASKFGKDRSLAAATIISTIQGMILYHDGQFEGKKIKIPVQLGREPFEKEDDRIKNFYYKLLRITKYSAFRKGEWSMLDSIPAATSDYSFENILIWQWKYENNLFIVAVNYANSTSRCRVKFETPKDKMILNLNDILNSVSYERSIEEINERGLYIELKPFSSHIFSINI; the protein is encoded by the coding sequence ATGAATTACTTCAATCCAAGAATATTAGAAATAAATACGAGAGTCTGGTTAAAGAAAAAGAAGCTCACCTCAGTTGCAGAAATTTCTGAATCACAGATTGATGAATGGAAAGACCTCGGCTTTGATTATATATGGTTGATGGGAATATGGAAAACCAATAAAGATATCATAGCTCAATACTGCTTTGAACCGGATCTCGTTTCTTCATATACAAACGCTCTTAAGGATTGGAGAACCGAAGATATAATCGGCTCTCCTTATTCAATTGATTGTTATGAAGTAAATCCTGATTTGGGTACTGAATCTGAATTATTACAATTAAGAGAACGATTACATAAAAAAGGAATAAAATTAATTCTTGACTTTGTTAGTAATCATCTAAGTGTTGGTTCTCGCCTGGTAAAAGAGAAGAAAGAAATTTTTCTTCCGGCTGATGAATATCTTTTCAGAAATGATCCATATACTTTCTTTAAATCTCCTTACAATTCAAAAGAATACTTTGCACACGGAAGAGATCCTTTATTTCCACCCTGGAAAGACACAATACAAATTAATTTTTACAGTAACGAAGCAAGAAATTTTTTGATCGAAACATTAAATAAAATTTCTGACTTGTGTGATGGTGTTCGATGCGATATGGCAATGCTTTCATTGAATAATATTTTCTATAACACCTGGGTTGGTGCATTAAAAAAATATGGTTATGAAAAACCCGGCAAAGAATTTTGGTCAGAAGCTATAAATGCTGTTAAATCTGAAAAACCAGAATTTGTTTTTATAGCAGAAGCTTATTGGGATCTTGAATGGCAGTTGCAGCAACTTGGGTTTGATTTTACTTATGATAAAAGATTATTAGACCGATTAGCCGGTAATGATATTAAAAGTGTAAAAGATCATCTTCACGCTGAAAAAGATTTCCAACAGAAGTCTGTTAGGTTTATTGAAAATCATGACGAAGACAGAGCTGCTTCAAAATTTGGGAAGGACAGATCACTTGCTGCCGCGACAATCATTAGCACAATTCAGGGAATGATTCTTTATCACGATGGACAATTTGAAGGTAAAAAAATTAAGATTCCTGTACAGCTTGGTCGCGAACCATTTGAAAAAGAAGATGACCGAATTAAAAATTTTTACTATAAGCTTTTGCGAATAACAAAATACTCGGCATTCAGAAAAGGTGAATGGAGTATGCTTGATTCAATTCCGGCAGCTACTTCAGACTACAGTTTCGAAAATATTTTAATCTGGCAATGGAAGTATGAAAACAATCTTTTTATTGTAGCTGTGAATTATGCTAACTCAACATCCCGGTGTCGGGTTAAGTTTGAGACACCCAAAGATAAAATGATCCTGAATCTTAATGATATTCTTAATTCAGTTAGTTATGAGAGAAGTATTGAAGAGATAAACGAAAGAGGACTGTATATTGAATTAAAACCATTCAGCAGCCACATTTTCTCCATAAATATTTGA
- a CDS encoding TlpA disulfide reductase family protein, whose product MKNILIVAFILLAFIFPSQIVKNTEAKSLNDKIASLLSSDKKAADFKLKTLEGKEVKLSDYRGKVVIIDFWATWCPPCRKGIPDLISLQDEFKKDLVVIGISLDQQNTIKDLKPFIENYKINYPVVLGDEKVVKDYGGINAIPTSFIIDQKGNIVDSHVGLVPKTVYVDQIKSLLKKK is encoded by the coding sequence ATGAAAAACATTCTGATAGTAGCTTTTATTCTTTTAGCTTTCATTTTTCCTTCACAAATAGTTAAAAATACTGAAGCAAAATCTTTAAATGATAAAATAGCTTCTTTGTTATCGAGTGATAAAAAAGCTGCAGATTTTAAGCTTAAAACTCTTGAAGGTAAAGAAGTTAAGCTTTCTGATTATCGTGGTAAAGTTGTTATTATTGATTTCTGGGCAACCTGGTGTCCACCTTGTCGTAAAGGAATTCCTGATTTAATTTCTCTTCAGGATGAGTTTAAAAAAGATCTCGTTGTGATTGGAATTTCTTTGGATCAACAGAACACTATTAAAGACCTAAAACCATTTATTGAGAATTATAAAATAAATTATCCTGTTGTTCTTGGAGATGAAAAAGTAGTTAAAGATTACGGTGGAATAAATGCAATACCAACTTCATTCATAATTGACCAAAAGGGAAATATAGTTGATTCGCATGTTGGCCTGGTTCCAAAAACAGTTTATGTTGACCAGATAAAAAGTTTATTAAAAAAGAAGTAG